In a single window of the Deinococcus aetherius genome:
- the wrbA gene encoding NAD(P)H:quinone oxidoreductase, whose translation MTSPAPVRMTIVYYSTYGTNHQMAEVAAEAAREAGAEVRLVKARETAPQEVVNGQDAWKAQQERAAHVPEATLADLENVDAIMFSSPTRFGGAASQLRAYIDTLGPLWGSGALADKTFSAMTSAQNPNGGQETTLQTLYVMAMHWGAIIVPPGYTDPAIFASGGNPYGASVTANGQPLSEEDKASIRHQARRQVEITRKLKG comes from the coding sequence ATGACAAGCCCTGCTCCTGTCCGCATGACCATCGTCTACTACTCCACCTACGGGACGAACCACCAGATGGCGGAGGTGGCTGCCGAGGCCGCGCGCGAGGCCGGGGCGGAGGTGCGGCTGGTCAAGGCGCGCGAGACGGCCCCGCAGGAGGTGGTGAACGGCCAGGACGCCTGGAAGGCCCAGCAGGAGCGCGCGGCGCACGTCCCGGAGGCCACCCTGGCCGACCTGGAGAACGTGGACGCCATCATGTTCAGCTCCCCCACCCGCTTCGGCGGCGCGGCGAGCCAGCTTCGCGCCTACATCGACACGCTGGGTCCGCTGTGGGGCTCGGGCGCGCTGGCGGACAAGACCTTCAGTGCCATGACGAGCGCGCAAAACCCCAACGGCGGGCAGGAGACGACCCTCCAGACCCTCTACGTGATGGCGATGCACTGGGGCGCGATCATCGTGCCGCCCGGCTACACCGACCCCGCCATCTTCGCCTCGGGCGGCAACCCCTACGGCGCGAGCGTCACGGCGAACGGGCAGCCCCTGAGCGAGGAGGACAAGGCGTCCATCCGCCACCAGGCCCGCCGCCAGGTCGAGATCACCCGCAAGCTCAAGGGCTGA
- the dcd gene encoding dCTP deaminase, which translates to MSILPDWRIRELARAGMIEPFEDRLVRTTENASVISYGLSSFGYDLRCADEWKVFTNAHGNTIVDPKAFDQRAFIDIRSKEIIIPPNSFVLARSLEYMRIPNNIMVVALGKSTYARCGIVANVTPLEPGWEGHVTLEFSNTTPLPAKMYANEGCVQLLFFEGERPEMTYGDRNGKYQGQTGVTLPRL; encoded by the coding sequence ATGAGCATCCTCCCGGACTGGCGCATCCGCGAACTCGCCCGAGCGGGCATGATCGAGCCCTTCGAGGACCGCCTCGTGCGGACCACCGAGAACGCCAGCGTGATCAGCTACGGCCTGAGTTCCTTCGGTTACGACCTGCGCTGCGCCGACGAGTGGAAGGTTTTCACCAACGCGCACGGCAACACCATCGTGGACCCCAAGGCGTTCGACCAGCGGGCTTTTATCGACATCCGGTCAAAAGAAATTATTATTCCGCCGAATTCATTTGTTCTGGCCCGCAGCCTGGAGTATATGCGGATTCCCAACAATATTATGGTTGTAGCATTAGGAAAATCCACGTATGCACGTTGCGGTATCGTCGCCAACGTAACACCTCTGGAACCGGGCTGGGAGGGCCATGTCACACTCGAATTCAGCAACACGACGCCTCTTCCGGCGAAGATGTACGCCAACGAGGGGTGCGTACAACTCCTCTTCTTCGAGGGCGAGCGACCGGAAATGACGTACGGAGACCGCAACGGAAAGTACCAGGGCCAGACCGGAGTCACCCTGCCTCGCCTGTGA
- a CDS encoding metallophosphoesterase family protein, whose translation MRVAVIGDVHGNAFALEAVLREVRASTPDLTVNLGDQVEGSADPERAARMQAELAAAGALEVRGNNEEKLWPGGRRSPLSRLYGAWLEAHVDAALLARVAALPLTARAPGGALFACHGTPGSTWDSLLWVWQPDPAGGGFYRARDPRELRALVEPLAAEVVLCGHTHRPGATRVGDTLVVNAGAVSDQVDGDPRARWTLLERRRDGWAAEFRAVAYDVEAAVRWSFAHTPFGTDQAAILRSGTFDVRGG comes from the coding sequence GTGAGGGTGGCGGTGATCGGCGACGTACACGGCAACGCCTTCGCGCTGGAGGCCGTGCTGCGGGAGGTGCGGGCCTCGACCCCCGACCTCACCGTCAACCTCGGCGATCAGGTCGAGGGCTCGGCGGACCCCGAGCGCGCCGCGCGGATGCAGGCGGAACTGGCGGCGGCGGGGGCGCTGGAGGTGCGCGGCAACAACGAGGAGAAGCTGTGGCCGGGCGGGCGCCGCTCACCGCTGAGCCGCCTGTACGGGGCGTGGCTGGAGGCGCATGTGGACGCCGCGTTGCTCGCCCGGGTGGCGGCCCTGCCCCTCACGGCCCGCGCCCCCGGCGGCGCCCTCTTCGCCTGCCACGGCACACCGGGGAGCACCTGGGACAGCCTGCTGTGGGTGTGGCAGCCCGATCCGGCGGGCGGAGGCTTCTATCGCGCCCGTGATCCCCGCGAGTTGCGCGCCCTGGTGGAGCCGCTGGCCGCCGAGGTCGTGCTGTGCGGCCACACCCACCGCCCCGGCGCCACCCGCGTGGGGGATACCCTCGTCGTGAACGCGGGGGCCGTGAGCGATCAGGTGGACGGCGACCCGCGCGCCCGCTGGACGCTCCTCGAACGCCGCCGGGACGGGTGGGCCGCCGAGTTCCGGGCGGTGGCGTACGACGTCGAGGCCGCCGTCCGGTGGTCCTTCGCCCACACGCCCTTCGGAACGGACCAGGCGGCGATCCTGCGCTCTGGGACCTTCGACGTGCGCGGTGGGTGA
- the glpX gene encoding class II fructose-bisphosphatase, with protein sequence MTGNTKKAGATPRTDSFEHALVLETARVTEGAALAASRWVGMGDKNAVDGAGTEAMRELLNSLDIRGTVVIGEGEMDEAPMLYIGEQLGTGQYEVDIAVDPVEGTVVTAKGLPNGLAVIALSERGGLMHAPDCYMDKLVVPPPAAGRVNLDWPVEANLSVLAQSLDRDVEDLLVTILDRERHADLIQKVRGAGARVKLIGDGDVVASLAVGVRGTGVHALMGSGGAPEGVLSAAAMKCLGAEIQGRFLAEDDAMRGRFRAMGVDEERVYKTNDLAPGSQIVFSATGITYGELLSGVRRFGGGARTHTVVMGYASRVVRFIDSVHLEDDKARVTIRV encoded by the coding sequence ATGACGGGCAACACCAAGAAGGCGGGCGCGACTCCCAGGACGGACAGCTTCGAGCACGCGCTCGTGCTGGAGACGGCGCGCGTAACGGAGGGGGCGGCCCTCGCCGCGAGCCGCTGGGTCGGCATGGGCGACAAGAACGCGGTGGACGGCGCAGGCACCGAGGCGATGCGCGAACTGCTCAACTCACTCGACATCCGGGGCACGGTGGTCATCGGCGAGGGCGAGATGGACGAGGCGCCCATGCTCTACATCGGGGAACAGCTCGGAACGGGGCAGTACGAGGTGGACATCGCCGTTGACCCGGTGGAGGGCACCGTCGTCACCGCCAAGGGGCTGCCCAACGGCTTGGCGGTGATCGCCCTCTCCGAGCGGGGCGGGCTGATGCACGCGCCCGACTGCTACATGGACAAGCTCGTGGTGCCGCCCCCCGCCGCCGGGCGCGTGAACCTCGACTGGCCGGTGGAGGCGAACCTCAGCGTCCTCGCCCAGAGCCTCGACCGGGACGTGGAGGACCTGCTGGTGACCATCCTTGACCGCGAGCGGCACGCGGACCTGATTCAGAAGGTGCGGGGGGCGGGGGCGCGGGTGAAGCTCATCGGTGACGGCGACGTGGTGGCGAGCCTGGCGGTCGGGGTGCGCGGCACGGGCGTCCACGCGCTGATGGGCTCGGGCGGGGCGCCGGAGGGCGTGCTCAGCGCGGCGGCGATGAAGTGCTTGGGCGCGGAAATCCAGGGCCGCTTCCTCGCCGAGGACGACGCGATGCGGGGGCGCTTCAGAGCAATGGGTGTGGACGAGGAGCGCGTCTACAAGACGAACGACCTCGCCCCCGGCTCGCAGATCGTCTTCAGCGCGACCGGCATCACCTACGGCGAACTCCTGAGCGGGGTGCGCCGCTTCGGCGGGGGCGCCCGCACCCACACCGTCGTGATGGGCTACGCGAGCCGGGTGGTGCGCTTCATCGACAGCGTTCACCTTGAAGACGACAAGGCGCGGGTGACGATCCGGGTCTGA
- a CDS encoding DoxX family protein, whose translation MARRPETGGLPAPGVLLLAALFVGAGVLHFLRPEPFDRIVPLWVPMPPRTATLVSGAAEIAGGLGLLHPTTRPAARWWLLALLVAVFPANVQMAWHAERFRPLPEWSLWARLPLQPLLMIWVWRAGRRG comes from the coding sequence CTGGCCCGGAGACCAGAGACGGGTGGTCTTCCCGCCCCCGGGGTCCTCCTCCTCGCCGCCCTGTTCGTGGGGGCTGGGGTGCTGCACTTCCTGAGGCCGGAACCCTTCGACCGGATCGTCCCGCTCTGGGTGCCGATGCCCCCGCGCACGGCCACCCTCGTCAGCGGCGCGGCGGAGATCGCGGGCGGGCTGGGCCTGCTGCACCCGACCACGCGCCCCGCCGCCCGGTGGTGGCTGCTCGCGCTGCTCGTCGCCGTGTTCCCGGCGAACGTTCAGATGGCGTGGCACGCCGAGCGTTTCCGCCCCCTGCCCGAGTGGTCGCTGTGGGCCCGCCTGCCGCTTCAACCGCTGCTCATGATCTGGGTGTGGCGGGCGGGGAGGAGAGGCTAG